The following proteins are co-located in the Telopea speciosissima isolate NSW1024214 ecotype Mountain lineage chromosome 9, Tspe_v1, whole genome shotgun sequence genome:
- the LOC122640468 gene encoding uncharacterized protein LOC122640468 — protein sequence MTSRSISMNCPLTKSIKLGASPVFSSVLPARDQRWEVGKLTVSRRYVVCSTVQESTSTVAAETKETKAVSKEAPAKPKPPAKAPAKPLPQLMEEDVIPALKMILEAQDDLSEIELSFTDNGLEGSFKKQGIPHSFWAFFPDGVLTGPKGFALSSYGSEVSTVEPFLIDEKKITGKHVVFWVEKRLAAQGIFLCGKNDHHRI from the exons ATGACTTCTCGTTCTATAAGCATGAATTGCCCTCTAACCAAATCCATCAAACTTGGTGCCTCTCCAGTATTTTCTTCAGTCTTGCCTGCAAGGGACCAGAGATGGGAAGTTGGCAAGTTAACAGTTTCAAGAAGATATGTCGTGTGCTCTACTGTGCAGGAATCCACTTCCACAG TTGCTGCTGAAACAAAGGAGACAAAGGCTGTGTCAAAAGAAGCTCCAGCAAAGCCAAAGCCCCCAGCAAAAGCTCCAGCTAAGCCATTGCCTCAACTGATGGAAGAGGATGTGATCCCTGCATTGAAAATGATTCTTGAAGCTCAAGATGATCTGTCAGAAATTGAGTTATCCTTCACTGATAACGGG TTGGAAGGATCCTTTAAAAAGCAGGGAATTCCCCACTCATTTTGGGCCTTCTTCCCGGATGGAGTCCTCACAG GACCAAAGGGATTTGCATTGTCCTCGTATGGTTCGGAAGTGAGCACTGTTGAACCCTTTCTCattgatgaaaagaaaatcacaGGAAAAcatgtagttttttgggttgagaaacGTTTGGCGGCTCAGGGAATATTCCTGTGTGGAAAGAATGATCACCATCGGATTTGA
- the LOC122640471 gene encoding probable galacturonosyltransferase 4 yields MRLRKPVLFLLVVTVFAPIVLYTDRLASFRNLSSLNGFTEDVSALSLGGEIRKLNLLPQESSINLQEPIGIVYSVNASTSVSNSDGSRAKPSDPTVESSRGSQVVHSGEHQTIRQVTVGLQDGKENGSLQNPEMAGGKERREEIEVKFTISRQMPDNFSEKMGYKTEQNSGKASSKVDIEENIRTNTVGQSNQAVMLDARVRHLKDQLIRAKVYLELSATQNNHHFRKELQLRMKEIRRVLGVASKDSELRRNAYGKLKAMEQTLARGKQIQDDSAAVIKKLRAILYSTEEQLKAYKKQTMFLTQLAAKTLPKGLHCLPLLLSTEYYSLNSSLQQFLDQEKLEDPRLYHYALFSDNILAAAVVVNSTISNAKEPENHVFHIVTDRLNYAAMRMWFLANPPGKATIQVQNIEEFTWLNSSYSPVLKQLGSPSMIDYYFRAHSAKSDSNLKFRNPKYLSILNHLRFYLPEVFPKLNKVLFLDDDIVVKKDLTALWSLDLKGKVNGAVDTCEESFHQFDHYLNFSNPLISKKFDPHACGWAYGMNIFDLEEWKRQNITEVYHTWQKLNQNRQLWKLGTLPPGLITFWNRTFSLDRSWHVLGLGYDPNVDQKDIEQAAVIHYNGNMKPWLEIGMPKYRSYWIKFVDYDQVFLRECNINP; encoded by the exons ATGAGGTTAAGAAAGCCCGTTTTGTTCTTGCTGGTCGTTACTGTTTTTGCTCCTATTGTTCTCTACACCGATAGACTTGCAAGCTTCAGGAATCTGTCCT CTTTAAATGGATTCACTGAAGATGTTTCTGCTcta tctCTTGGTGGCGAGATAAGGAAATTGAATCTGCTTCCGCAG GAATCATCGATTAACTTGCAAGAACCGATTGGCATCGTTTATTCGGTTAATGCCAGCACTTCTGTTTCGAATTCTGATGGATCCAGGGCAAAGCCTTCCGACCCAACTGTAGAATCCTCAAGAG GGTCGCAAGTGGTTCATTCGGGGGAGCATCAGACCATCAGACAGGTGACTGTTGGACTTCAAGATGGAAAGGAGAACGGCAGCTTGCAGAATCCTGAAATGGCTGggggaaaggaaagaagagaagaaattgagGTTAAATTCACTATATCTCGGCAGATGCCCGATAATTTCTCTGAAAAAATG GGATATAAAACTGAGCAGAATTCTGGTAAAGCTTCCAGCAAAGTTGATATAGAAGAAAATATAAGGACCAATACTGTGGGACAAAGTAACCAGGCAGTTATGCTAGATGCTCGAGTTCGGCATCTTAAAGATCAACTGATTAGGGCGAAGGTGTACCTTGAACTGAGTGCCACCCAAAACAACCACCATTTCAGAAAGGAGCTCCAGTTACGGATGAAAGAAATTCGTCGAGTACTTGGTGTTGCATCCAAGGATTCTGAATTACGTAGAAA TGCCTATGGCAAGTTGAAGGCAATGGAACAAACATTAGCTAGAGGGAAGCAAATTCAAGATGACTCTGCTGCAGTAATAAAGAAACTACGTGCTATACTGTACTCGACAGAAGAGCAGCTCAAAGCATACAAGAAGCAGACCATGTTCCTGACACAGCTTGCTGCAAAGACACTCCCTAAAGGTCTTCACTGTCTTCCACTTCTCCTTTCAACTGAGTACTATTCCTTGAATTCTAGCCTACAGCAATTTCTGGATCAAGAGAAACTGGAAGACCCAAGGTTGTACCACTATGCCTTGTTTTCAGACAACATATTGGCAGCAGCAGTGGTTGTAAACTCGACCATTTCAAATGCCAAG GAACCAGAAAACCATGTTTTCCACATTGTAACTGATCGGCTTAATTATGCAGCGATGAGGATGTGGTTTCTAGCTAATCCACCAGGCAAAGCTACTATCCAAGTTCAGAACATTGAAGAATTTACATGGTTAAATTCAAGCTACAGTCCAGTTCTCAAGCAACTTGGTTCTCCATCCATGATCGATTATTACTTCAGGGCTCACAGTGCAAAATCTGATTCAAACTTGAAATTTCGGAATCCAAAATACCTATCCATCCTAAACCATCTCCGTTTCTATCTGCCAGAGGTCTTTCCAAAGCTCAACAAAGTACTGTTCTTAGATGATGACATAGTAGTGAAGAAGGACCTCACTGCCCTGTGGTCACTTGATCTGAAAGGAAAGGTTAATGGTGCGGTTGATACTTGTGAAGAAAGTTTCCACCAGTTTGATCactatctcaacttctcaaatCCTctcatttcaaaaaaatttgatccCCATGCTTGTGGCTGGGCATATGGAATGAATATCTTTGATCTGGAGGAATGGAAAAGGCAGAACATAACAGAAGTGTACCACACGTGGCAAAAACTG AATCAGAACAGACAGCTGTGGAAATTAGGAACGCTGCCACCTGGACTGATTACATTTTGGAACCGCACATTTTCCCTTGACCGGTCATGGCATGTTCTTGGCCTTGGCTACGACCCAAATGTCGACCAGAAGGATATTGAGCAAGCGGCTGTCATACACTACAATGGAAACATGAAACCATGGCTTGAGATTGGCATGCCTAAATACCGAAGCTACTGGATCAAATTCGTTGATTATGATCAAGTATTTTTGAGAGAATGCAACATCAATCCATAA
- the LOC122640193 gene encoding oleosin 5-like — MSVQDQEISSLIVPYDEAAEHVKGTRTGTRGTSTALYATLAGIMIGCPLLCMMGFSFTASAAILLITSPLLFIFSPLLISAAFVLVAAMAGFAAAATLGLAGIWMFRFMIRAKSTTIGSVPSSDGDGSPVGIVSTENPNPTVDGRMIE, encoded by the coding sequence ATGTCCGTTCAGGATCAGGAGATATCCTCACTTATAGTGCCCTATGACGAAGCAGCAGAACATGTCAAAGGGACCCGAACCGGCACCAGAGGGACATCGACGGCCCTTTACGCAACGCTCGCAGGCATAATGATTGGATGTCCGCTTCTGTGTATGATGGGGTTCAGCTTTACTGCGTCGGCTGCGATACTTCTTATAACCTCTCCACTGCTCTTCATCTTCAGTCCTCTCTTGATCTCCGCAGCTTTTGTCCTCGTAGCTGCCATGGCAGGTTTCGCTGCTGCGGCCACCTTGGGTTTAGCTGGAATCTGGATGTTCCGTTTTATGATTCGAGCGAAAAGCACCACTATTGGATCTGTACCCTCATCCGACGGTGATGGGAGTCCCGTGGGGATTGTGTCCACGGAAAATCCAAATCCGACGGTGGATGGTAGGATGATAGAGTAG